In Actinomycetota bacterium, one genomic interval encodes:
- the sigJ gene encoding RNA polymerase sigma factor SigJ, with translation MDEGDWLVERFQTHRARLRAVAYRMLGSLSEADDAVQEAWLRLSRAGTGGVDDLGRWLTTVVARVCLDMLRSRAARREEPLGVHLPDPIIGPADAPDPEQEALLGDAVGLALLVVLEELAPAERLALVLHDTFAVPFEEIAAILGRSPAAARQLASRARRRVRASTALPDADLARQRRVVDAFLAAARNGDLDALVAVLDPDVVVRADWGTVPAGASRTLRGARAVAKQALAFSQRARSVRPALVNGTAGVVADTGGRLLAVMGFTVRRGKIVEIDILADPARLRRFDLPVPHT, from the coding sequence ATGGATGAGGGCGACTGGCTGGTCGAGCGCTTCCAGACCCACCGCGCCCGCCTGCGCGCGGTGGCCTACCGGATGCTCGGCTCGCTCAGCGAGGCCGACGACGCCGTCCAGGAAGCCTGGCTTCGCCTCAGCCGTGCCGGCACCGGCGGGGTGGACGACCTGGGCCGGTGGCTGACCACGGTGGTCGCGCGGGTGTGCCTGGACATGCTGCGCTCGCGCGCCGCCCGTCGGGAGGAGCCTCTGGGGGTGCATCTGCCCGACCCGATCATCGGCCCCGCCGACGCGCCCGACCCCGAGCAGGAGGCGCTGCTTGGCGATGCGGTCGGGCTGGCGCTGCTGGTGGTCCTTGAGGAGCTGGCACCGGCCGAGCGGCTGGCGTTGGTGTTGCACGACACCTTCGCGGTGCCCTTTGAGGAGATCGCCGCCATCCTCGGGCGTTCCCCGGCCGCCGCCCGCCAGCTGGCCAGCCGCGCCCGCCGCCGGGTCCGGGCCTCGACCGCCCTGCCCGATGCCGATCTCGCCCGCCAGCGCAGGGTGGTCGATGCCTTCCTTGCCGCAGCCCGCAACGGTGACCTGGATGCGCTCGTTGCCGTGCTGGACCCAGACGTTGTCGTCCGCGCCGACTGGGGCACGGTGCCCGCAGGCGCCTCCAGGACCCTCCGGGGGGCGCGGGCCGTGGCCAAGCAGGCCCTGGCCTTCTCACAACGTGCCCGGTCGGTGCGGCCCGCGCTGGTGAACGGCACCGCAGGCGTGGTCGCGGACACGGGCGGGCGACTGCTTGCGGTGATGGGGTTCACGGTCAGACGCGGG